One stretch of Punica granatum isolate Tunisia-2019 chromosome 5, ASM765513v2, whole genome shotgun sequence DNA includes these proteins:
- the LOC116207670 gene encoding zinc finger CCCH domain-containing protein 11-like isoform X1: MPPKQASKKADLAKKQKIVEDKTFGLKNKNKSKNVQKYVQNLQQTVQPKPDPSKVAAKKKKDEGKAKENELNDLFKVAVSQPKVPVGVDPKSILCEFYKAGQCAKGFKCKFSHDLNVQRKGEKIDIYSDKRDQGTMEDWDQRTLEKVVESKNEEYKQNKPTDIVCKYFLEAVEKKQYGWFWVCPNGGKDCHYRHALPPGYVLKSQMKALIEEESEKTPLEEEIENQRANIKTSTPLTPELFMKWKKKKMAERDANLDALRAERAKNDRMSGRELFLSDSSVFVDDVEAYEKYLREEEFHKNMLNYGGSTSCEIIGSAQCLCSDLFSRSQGDGSSSGEGPSAPATDAGDSEGPLEEDGDDLDINELNELEESLSKSVKINESGTNS, translated from the exons ATGCCGCCGAAGCAGGCCTCGAAGAAAGCCGATTTGGCGAAGAAGCAGAAGATCGTCGAGGACAAGACCTTCGGGCTgaagaacaagaacaagaGCAAGAATGTCCAGAAGTACGTCCAGAACCTCCAGCAGACCGTACAGCCGAAGCCTGATCCTTCCAAGGTCGCCGCCAAG aagaagaaggatgaaGGCAAGGCTAAAGAGAATGAGCTGAACGATTTGTTCAAGGTCGCCGTCAGTCAGCCCAAAGTACCCGTCG GTGTTGATCCCAAGTCTATCTTGTGTGAATTCTACAAGGCGGGGCAGTGTGCTAAAGGTTTCAAGTGCAAATTCTCGCACGATTTGAATGTTCAGCGTAAAGGAGAGAAGATTGATATTTACAGTGACAAGCGGGATCAGG GAACCATGGAGGACTGGGATCAAAGGACCTTGGAGAAGGTGGTGGAGTCGAAGAATGAGGAGTACAAACAGAATAAACCCACCGATATC GTCTGTAAATACTTTCTGGAGGCAGTGGAGAAGAAACAATATGGCTGGTTTTGGGTATGTCCGAATGGCGGCAAGGACTGCCACTATAGGCATGCACTTCCGCCTGGATATGTCCTGAAGTCTCAGATGAAAGCACTGATTGAGGAAGAAAGTGAGAAGACCCCCCTTGAGGAAGAAATCGAAAATCAG CGAGCTAATATAAAGACTTCAACTCCTCTGACTCCTGAGCTGTTCATgaaatggaagaagaaaaagatggCTGAGAGAGATGCTAACTTGGATGCACTTAGAGCTGAGAGGGCTAAGAATGACCGCATGAG TGGACGGGAGCTGTTCCTGTCAGATTCTAGCGTGTTTGTCGATGATGTTGAGGCATATGAGAAGTACCTACGAGAGGAAGAATTTCACAAAAATATG TTGAACTACGGAGGCTCTACTTCCTGTGAAATCATCGGTTCTGCTCAGTGCTTGTGTTCTGATTTGTTTTCTCGCTCTCAGGGTGATGGCAGTTCCAGTGGAGAGGGACCTAGTGCTCCAGCAACTGATGCCGGCGACTCAGAAGGTCCTCTTGAGGAGGATGGTGATGACCTGGACATCAATGAGTTGAACGAGCTGGAGGAAAGCTTGTCAAAATCTGTAAAGATCAACGAGTCAGGTACTAACTCGTAA
- the LOC116207670 gene encoding zinc finger CCCH domain-containing protein 11-like isoform X2: protein MPPKQASKKADLAKKQKIVEDKTFGLKNKNKSKNVQKYVQNLQQTVQPKPDPSKVAAKKKKDEGKAKENELNDLFKVAVSQPKVPVGVDPKSILCEFYKAGQCAKGFKCKFSHDLNVQRKGEKIDIYSDKRDQGTMEDWDQRTLEKVVESKNEEYKQNKPTDIVCKYFLEAVEKKQYGWFWVCPNGGKDCHYRHALPPGYVLKSQMKALIEEESEKTPLEEEIENQRANIKTSTPLTPELFMKWKKKKMAERDANLDALRAERAKNDRMSGRELFLSDSSVFVDDVEAYEKYLREEEFHKNMGDGSSSGEGPSAPATDAGDSEGPLEEDGDDLDINELNELEESLSKSVKINESGTNS, encoded by the exons ATGCCGCCGAAGCAGGCCTCGAAGAAAGCCGATTTGGCGAAGAAGCAGAAGATCGTCGAGGACAAGACCTTCGGGCTgaagaacaagaacaagaGCAAGAATGTCCAGAAGTACGTCCAGAACCTCCAGCAGACCGTACAGCCGAAGCCTGATCCTTCCAAGGTCGCCGCCAAG aagaagaaggatgaaGGCAAGGCTAAAGAGAATGAGCTGAACGATTTGTTCAAGGTCGCCGTCAGTCAGCCCAAAGTACCCGTCG GTGTTGATCCCAAGTCTATCTTGTGTGAATTCTACAAGGCGGGGCAGTGTGCTAAAGGTTTCAAGTGCAAATTCTCGCACGATTTGAATGTTCAGCGTAAAGGAGAGAAGATTGATATTTACAGTGACAAGCGGGATCAGG GAACCATGGAGGACTGGGATCAAAGGACCTTGGAGAAGGTGGTGGAGTCGAAGAATGAGGAGTACAAACAGAATAAACCCACCGATATC GTCTGTAAATACTTTCTGGAGGCAGTGGAGAAGAAACAATATGGCTGGTTTTGGGTATGTCCGAATGGCGGCAAGGACTGCCACTATAGGCATGCACTTCCGCCTGGATATGTCCTGAAGTCTCAGATGAAAGCACTGATTGAGGAAGAAAGTGAGAAGACCCCCCTTGAGGAAGAAATCGAAAATCAG CGAGCTAATATAAAGACTTCAACTCCTCTGACTCCTGAGCTGTTCATgaaatggaagaagaaaaagatggCTGAGAGAGATGCTAACTTGGATGCACTTAGAGCTGAGAGGGCTAAGAATGACCGCATGAG TGGACGGGAGCTGTTCCTGTCAGATTCTAGCGTGTTTGTCGATGATGTTGAGGCATATGAGAAGTACCTACGAGAGGAAGAATTTCACAAAAATATG GGTGATGGCAGTTCCAGTGGAGAGGGACCTAGTGCTCCAGCAACTGATGCCGGCGACTCAGAAGGTCCTCTTGAGGAGGATGGTGATGACCTGGACATCAATGAGTTGAACGAGCTGGAGGAAAGCTTGTCAAAATCTGTAAAGATCAACGAGTCAGGTACTAACTCGTAA
- the LOC116207671 gene encoding adenylate kinase 1, chloroplastic has product MISHRRAASPFLYPSVAGSPSPPSPPVSAAAAEIEPPMAALTRLLPRAPLTSRVSVSFLQRCSSSSAPASHSDSQISPPPFTFSPNLTRRDPKDRNVQWVFLGCPGVGKGTYASRLCNLLGVPHIATGDLVRDELSSSGALSDQLKEIVNQGKLVSDEIVLSLLSKRLEAGEAKGESGFILDGFPRTIRQAEILEGMIDIDLVVNLKLREDVLIEKCLGRRLCSQCGKNFNMASINVKGENGNPAISMAPLLPPANCMSKLITRADDTEEVVRERLRIYSEKSQPVEDFYCSRGKLLEFDLPGGIPESWPKLLEALDLDDYEEKRSAAA; this is encoded by the exons ATGATTTCCCACCGGCGCGCAGCCTCTCCATTTCTATATCCGTCAGTCGCCGGTTCGCCCTCTCCTCCCTCTCCCCCCGTCTCCGCCGCAGCAGCTGAGATCGAACCCCCAATGGCTGCCCTGACCCGCCTCCTGCCGAGGGCTCCCCTGACATCCCGCGTCTCCGTTTCCTTCCTCCAGAGGTGCTCGTCTTCATCGGCCCCGGCGTCCCACTCTGACAGTCAgatctctcctcctccttttaCCTTCTCTCCCAACCTCACTCGGAGAGATCCGAAGGACAGGAACGTGCAGTGGGTGTTCCTAGGCTGTCCTGGCGTGGGGAAGGGCACGTACGCGAGCCGGCTCTGCAACCTCCTCGGCGTCCCTCACATCGCCACCGGCGATCTCGTCCGCGATGAGCTCTCCTCCTCCGGCGCGCTTTCTGATCAG CTCAAGGAGATTGTAAATCAAGGCAAGCTGGTGTCAGATGAAATCGTTCTGAGCTTATTATCAAAGAGGCTCGAGGCTGGGGAAGCTAAAGGCGAATCAGGTTTTATCCTTGATGGTTTCCCTCGCACTATAAGACAAGCG GAAATATTGGAGGGGATGATAGACATTGATTTAGTAGTCAACTTGAAGCTCAGGGAAGATGTCTTGATAGAGAAATGCCTAGGGAGAAGACTTTGTAGTCAGTGCGGGAAGAATTTCAACATGGCCTCCATCAATGTGAAGGGTGAGAATGGGAACCCTGCTATCAGTATGGCCCCTCTTCTTCCACCAGCAAATTGCATGTCGAAGCTCATCACTCGCGCTGATGATACCGAGGAAGTAGTGAGAGAGCGGCTTCGTATATACAGTGAGAAG AGTCAGCCAGTCGAGGATTTCTATTGTAGTCGAGGAAAGCTGCTAGAGTTTGACCTGCCTGGTGGGATCCCAGAATCTTGGCCGAAGTTACTTGAAGCTCTCGATCTCGATGATTATGAGGAGAAACGATCAGCCGCAGCTTGA
- the LOC116207735 gene encoding two-component response regulator-like APRR7, which yields MTADGNGAKDLLEPNHSSIDGNERVNENIVGDEQHMPKENGLTSNGDLSDLRDGLSGPAQNPAVQQQPPGATVHWERFLHLRSLKVLLVENDDSTRHVVSALLRNCSYEVIEASNALQAWKILEDLTNHIDLVLTEVSLPSLSGIVLLSKIMSHKTRKNVPVIMMSSHGSMGLVFKCLSKGAVDFLVKPIRKNELKNLWQHVWRRCHSSSGSGSESGTQTQKSVRSKNIERSGNNSGSNDEDDNDSTGLNMEDGSDIGSGTQSSWTKQAAEIDSPQPPSSWNHVVECADSTCAQVIHSNAEISQNKQVPAITVGKCKELDEQPGNAVVGREIELGLAGNQTEHPMDVSLNTKGSKQNNPLEELDKAKLSLFSGSSSSKVKNETACLTGTIINTGSQTETREFEGPNRISSVSDINNTQSNNAENLPSVELSLKRLRAVKELGTTSKDDRNVLRRSDSSAFSRYNTNSNMQKSPSGTSGSGLPNENDLKAKEKDLGREKHSHSNVERPNQCSNWGSNNTDMGSTTNGPGAKFSLVRSNSVKASTVKCLHPSSLHPLQADMAFPPQQNAHEKTDERGGTTVAQVRGMQPKLQVQDLHHNHEKPVPSDHDDLSLKLLAAPAPHCGSSNLLGGPIEGNAGNYSVNGSASGSNHGSNGPNGSSVAANPGGMNMESDNGNAGKSGSTNASRSGSGSGGTENNRMEQSKFAQREAALTKFRQKRSERCFRKKVRYQSRKRLAEQRPRVRGQFVRKSADENTSEATSS from the exons ATGACAGCTGATGGCAATGGGGCCAAAGACTTACTGGAACCTAATCACTCTTCAATAGATGGGAACGAGAGAGTTAATGAGAACATTGTAGGAGATGAACAGCACATGCCGAAAGAAAATGGGTTGACTTCTAACGGGGATCTCAGTGACCTGAGAGATGGACTGTCAGGGCCTGCTCAGAACCCGGCCGTGCAGCAGCAGCCTCCAGGTGCCACTGTCCATTGGGAAAGGTTTCTCCATCTCAGATCCCTCAAGGTTCTGCTGGTGGAGAATGATGATTCCACTCGACATGTGGTCTCAGCTCTGCTTCGGAACTGTAGCTATGAAG TGATTGAAGCCTCTAATGCATTACAAGCATGGAAGATCCTGGAAGATCTAACAAATCATATTGATCTTGTGTTGACTGAGGTGTCCTTGCCTTCTTTATCTGGAATTGTTCTCCTATCCAAGATAATGAGCCATAAAACACGGAAGAACGTGCCTGTCATCA TGATGTCATCGCATGGTTCAATGGGATTAGTCTTCAAGTGCTTGTCCAAAGGTGCTGTTGACTTCCTGGTAAAACCAATACGAAAAAATGAACTAAAGAACCTTTGGCAGCATGTTTGGAGAAGATGCCACAGT TCTAGTGGAAGCGGCAGTGAAAGTGGCACACAGACTCAGAAGTCTGTAAGatcaaaaaatatagaaagGTCAGGCAACAACTCTGGCAGTAATGATGAGGATGACAATGACAGCACTGGTTTGAATATGGAGGATGGAAGTGACATTGGGAGTGGCACTCAG AGTTCCTGGACAAAACAAGCTGCAGAAATTGACAGTCCCCAGCCACCATCTTCATGGAACCATGTGGTGGAATGTGCTGACAGCACTTGCGCTCAAGTCATCCACTCGAATGCAGAAATATCTCAGAACAAACAGGTCCCAGCAATCACTGTTGGAAAATGCAAAGAACTTGATGAACAACCAG GGAATGCTGTGGTGGGAAGAGAAATTGAGCTAGGTTTGGCTGGAAATCAAACTGAGCATCCAATGGATGTTTCACTCAATACTAAGGGTTCCAAACAAAATAATCCACTCGAGGAATTGGACAAGGCGAAGCTTTCCCTCTTTAGTGGGAGTTCATCTAGCAAAGTGAAAAATGAGACTGCATGCTTGACAGGCACCATCATTAATACTGGTTCCCAAACAGAAACCAGAGAGTTTGAAGGGCCAAATAGGATCTCCAGTGTCTCAGATATAAACAATACACAAAGCAACAATGCTGAAAATTTACCATCTGTTGAGCTCAGCTTAAAGAGACTCAGAGCTGTTAAAGAGTTGGGGACAACTTCTAAGGATGACCGAAATGTATTAAGACGTTCAGACTCTTCAGCCTTCTCTAG ATATAATACCAACTCAAACATGCAGAAAAGCCCTTCCGGGACCAGTGGAAGTGGTTTGCCAAACGAAAATGACTTGAAAGCTAAGGAAAAAGATTTGGGACGAGAGAAACATTCTCATTCAAATGTTGAACGTCCAAATCAATGCTCGAACTGGGGCAGCAATAATACTGATATGGGTTCGACCACTAATGGACCTGGAGCCAAGTTTTCCTTAGTAAGAAGCAATTCAGTCAAAGCATCGACAGTCAAATGCTTACACCCATCTTCTTTACACCCTCTACAAGCTGACATGGCATTTCCCCCTCAACAAAATGCCCATGAAAAAACTGATGAGAGGGGTGGAACAACAGTGGCTCAAGTAAGAGGGATGCAACCCAAACTTCAAGTGCAAGATCTCCATCACAATCATGAAAAGCCAGTCCCGTCAGATCACGATGATTTATCCCTGAAATTGCTGGCTGCTCCTGCTCCACATTGTGGTTCCTCTAATCTGTTGGGTGGACCCATTGAAGGTAATGCTGGAAATTATAGTGTTAATGGAAGTGCCTCAGGAAGTAATCATGGGAGTAATGGACCGAATGGGAGCAGTGTTGCTGCAAATCCCGGAGGAATGAATATGGAAAGCGATAATGGGAATGCTGGGAAAAGCGGTAGTACCAATGCTAGTAGGAGTGGAAGTGGGAGTGGAGGGACTGAGAACAATAGAATGGAGCAGAGCAAGTTTGCGCAGAGAGAAGCTGCCTTGACAAAGTTCCGTCAAAAGAGGAGCGAGAGGTGCTTCCGGAAAAAG GTCCGGTACCAGAGTAGGAAGAGACTTGCAGAGCAACGGCCCCGTGTCCGGGGCCAATTCGTGAGGAAATCGGCAGACGAGAACACAAGCGAAGCTACAAGCAGCTGA